Proteins co-encoded in one Opitutus terrae PB90-1 genomic window:
- a CDS encoding Gfo/Idh/MocA family protein has product MPSPALFNISRRAFLKRCATVAAATGLPLWYVSCQHAPSAAQRRRLGPNDRPRLALIGCGGMGRIDGANASNHGDIVAVCDVDANHVREAVEKFRTESATPEGYGDFRRVLERSDIDAVINVTPDHWHTLINVAAAKAGKDVYAEKPLTLTIGEGRHVVQAVRDAGVVLQTGTQQRSSPRFRLACELVRNGRIGQLQEANVWLPAGLHEGPFDSASVPAGLNWDFWQGQAPAVDYVPQRCHGTFRFWYEYSGGTMTDWGAHHNDIAYWAVGLIAPTRVESTRLTQPIPGGYTAYSDYEVRYTYENGVKLNIRTTKDDSIYGDVINKDGQRNGIRFVGSNGWIWVNRKQITASDPDLLKTPLPENAERLYRSDDHWQNFVDCLRSRARPICDVETGHRSATMCHLGAISLRTGRALTWDYQQEKFVGEHAAEANTYLVREMRKPYDFNFA; this is encoded by the coding sequence ATGCCCTCCCCCGCTCTGTTTAATATCTCCCGCCGCGCTTTTCTCAAACGCTGCGCCACCGTCGCTGCCGCGACCGGCCTGCCCCTTTGGTATGTGAGCTGTCAGCACGCGCCGAGCGCGGCCCAGCGCCGTCGGCTCGGCCCCAACGACCGGCCGCGGCTCGCGCTCATCGGTTGCGGCGGCATGGGCAGGATCGACGGCGCCAACGCCTCGAATCATGGCGACATCGTCGCGGTGTGTGATGTCGACGCGAACCACGTGCGGGAGGCGGTCGAGAAGTTCCGCACCGAGTCCGCCACGCCGGAAGGCTATGGCGATTTTCGTCGCGTGCTCGAACGCTCGGACATCGATGCGGTGATCAACGTCACCCCCGACCACTGGCACACGTTGATCAACGTCGCCGCCGCGAAAGCCGGCAAGGACGTCTACGCTGAGAAGCCGCTCACGCTCACGATCGGCGAAGGCCGCCACGTCGTGCAGGCGGTGCGCGACGCCGGCGTCGTTTTGCAGACCGGCACGCAGCAGCGCAGCTCGCCGCGTTTCCGGCTCGCGTGCGAACTCGTGCGCAACGGCCGCATCGGTCAGCTGCAGGAGGCCAACGTCTGGCTGCCGGCCGGCTTGCACGAAGGGCCGTTCGACTCCGCGTCCGTGCCCGCCGGGCTCAACTGGGATTTCTGGCAAGGCCAGGCTCCCGCGGTCGACTACGTGCCGCAGCGTTGCCATGGGACGTTCCGGTTCTGGTATGAATACTCCGGCGGCACGATGACCGACTGGGGCGCGCACCACAACGACATCGCCTACTGGGCCGTGGGCCTCATCGCGCCGACGCGCGTCGAGTCCACCCGGCTCACGCAGCCGATTCCCGGCGGCTACACCGCCTACTCGGACTACGAGGTCCGCTACACCTACGAGAATGGCGTGAAGCTGAACATCCGCACGACGAAGGACGACAGCATCTATGGCGACGTGATCAACAAGGACGGCCAGCGCAACGGCATCCGGTTCGTCGGCAGCAACGGCTGGATCTGGGTGAACCGGAAACAAATCACTGCGAGCGATCCCGACCTGCTCAAGACTCCTCTCCCCGAGAACGCCGAGCGGCTCTATCGGAGCGATGATCACTGGCAGAACTTCGTCGACTGCCTGCGCTCGCGCGCCCGGCCCATCTGCGATGTGGAGACCGGTCACCGCTCCGCCACGATGTGCCACCTCGGCGCGATCTCGCTGCGCACCGGCCGCGCGCTGACGTGGGATTACCAGCAGGAGAAATTCGTGGGCGAGCACGCCGCTGAAGCGAACACCTATCTCGTGCGCGAAATGCGGAAGCCCTACGACTTCAACTTCGCCTAA
- a CDS encoding SAM-dependent methyltransferase has product MLLICQAGFEPLLTRELTELHGQTMAERGPGWIRASVSPVARVAEGDRAWAAGSTLAFPHLTLSGEVELKGDSVNALAQHIAEWFLTSLHGERIEAAWPSVWAGPQELVGLGRRISAVEKAWGEILKKKLSRVAKLATPELPRGIGASRGLFVWFADFGRVFVAREGWRHGQRRMADDPLAPSRSYLKVEEAYGVLGGEPTRGETVCDLGAAPGGWSYSAAKRGARVIAVDNGPLKGGALDHPLIEHRREDAFRFAPVGDEVFDWLFCDLVEEPHHVLQDLVAPWLERGWCRHVVVNLKFGRVDPVRLLGELQTTGSVFRRHGDAFLIRHLYHDREEFTVVGTI; this is encoded by the coding sequence ATGCTGCTCATCTGCCAAGCCGGCTTCGAACCGCTGCTCACGCGTGAACTCACGGAGTTGCACGGGCAGACAATGGCTGAGCGAGGCCCGGGCTGGATTCGCGCTTCGGTGAGTCCGGTCGCGCGCGTCGCCGAGGGCGATCGCGCCTGGGCGGCGGGGAGCACGCTCGCCTTTCCGCACCTCACGCTGAGCGGCGAGGTCGAACTGAAAGGCGATTCGGTGAACGCGCTCGCCCAGCACATCGCCGAGTGGTTTCTCACGTCGCTGCACGGCGAGCGGATCGAAGCGGCGTGGCCGAGCGTCTGGGCCGGGCCGCAGGAACTCGTTGGGCTGGGCCGGCGGATTTCGGCGGTCGAAAAGGCGTGGGGCGAAATTCTGAAGAAAAAGCTTTCGCGGGTTGCGAAGCTCGCGACGCCGGAACTGCCTCGCGGCATCGGCGCGAGCCGGGGGCTGTTCGTGTGGTTTGCCGACTTCGGTCGCGTGTTCGTCGCGCGCGAAGGGTGGCGGCACGGCCAGCGCCGGATGGCCGACGATCCGCTGGCCCCGTCGCGTAGTTATCTGAAAGTGGAGGAGGCTTACGGCGTCCTAGGAGGCGAGCCCACCCGTGGCGAAACCGTCTGCGATCTCGGCGCGGCGCCGGGCGGGTGGAGCTACAGCGCGGCGAAACGCGGCGCCCGCGTGATCGCGGTGGACAACGGACCGCTGAAAGGCGGCGCGCTCGATCATCCGCTCATCGAGCATCGGCGTGAGGATGCGTTCCGGTTCGCGCCCGTCGGCGACGAGGTTTTCGACTGGCTGTTCTGCGATCTGGTGGAAGAGCCGCATCACGTCCTGCAGGACCTCGTGGCGCCGTGGCTTGAGCGCGGCTGGTGCCGCCACGTGGTCGTGAATCTGAAGTTTGGCCGCGTCGATCCCGTGCGGCTGCTGGGCGAGTTGCAGACGACGGGATCGGTCTTTCGGCGTCACGGCGACGCTTTTCTGATTCGGCATCTCTACCACGACCGCGAGGAATTCACCGTGGTCGGAACGATCTGA
- a CDS encoding TrmH family RNA methyltransferase codes for MKPKELTICGLAAVRAQFAADPGAIKRLYFDYATGRRIGVICRTLAQRKKIYRCVEPAELEKVGGTLHHGGIVAVVEAPEMREPAAADLTAWVKRCEPLLVLDRIGNAHNLGAIARTAAFFGLPRLILPRDPAAAQPSEAAYRVAEGGMTHLELARVDDLPAFLRSLVAAGYDVIGAATRGGLPQAQSHTGKPIALVLGNEEHGLSAEVAAACTRLVTIPGSGKVESLNVSVAGAVLIWELLVRAPRGTR; via the coding sequence GTGAAGCCCAAAGAACTCACGATCTGCGGACTGGCGGCGGTGCGGGCGCAATTCGCGGCCGATCCCGGCGCGATCAAACGGCTTTACTTCGACTATGCGACCGGCCGCCGGATCGGCGTGATCTGCCGCACCCTCGCGCAACGGAAGAAAATCTACCGCTGTGTCGAACCGGCCGAACTCGAGAAAGTCGGGGGCACCCTTCACCACGGCGGAATCGTCGCGGTTGTCGAGGCGCCCGAAATGCGCGAACCGGCGGCGGCCGACCTGACCGCGTGGGTGAAGCGCTGCGAGCCGCTGTTGGTGCTGGATCGGATCGGCAACGCGCACAACCTCGGCGCGATCGCGCGCACCGCGGCATTTTTCGGACTGCCTCGGCTGATCCTGCCGCGTGATCCGGCTGCAGCACAGCCGAGCGAAGCGGCGTACCGCGTGGCGGAGGGCGGCATGACGCACCTCGAACTCGCGCGGGTGGACGATCTGCCGGCGTTTCTCCGCAGTCTGGTGGCCGCCGGCTATGACGTGATCGGCGCCGCGACGCGCGGAGGATTGCCCCAGGCGCAGTCGCACACCGGAAAACCGATCGCGCTGGTGCTGGGCAACGAAGAACACGGGCTGTCCGCGGAGGTCGCCGCCGCATGCACCCGGCTCGTGACGATCCCGGGCAGCGGGAAGGTCGAGTCGCTCAACGTTTCCGTCGCGGGCGCGGTGTTGATTTGGGAATTGCTGGTGCGCGCTCCGCGCGGCACGCGCTGA
- a CDS encoding XylR family transcriptional regulator has protein sequence MTFTPQLRAQAGEGARKAPNRLRGDLLPAPAARPRSSAERFGVTGLDRLSLAPARAESKPHVLLVFKTRYEDAAGMLRGVTHYERASNSWVAYLDDEGRAEIDPRWVRSKRWCGVISRHTTPTLARTCSELGIPLVDLSDAPPMPHVSKIRADNAALGQMGAEYFLERGYRHFAFCGYRDLGWSQERRTGFVEALGLAGHPCELFEVERPSDLAPFWEGAEADALTLWVRGLPPRVAVMACSDLCAFQVMRAAEAAGVLVPEQMGVLGANNDPMRCELANPPISSVAANSFQAGYQAAQHLDELMAGRASGVIDVRIEPLGVVTRKSTDVVAVSDAVVSHALSYIREHACKGVSVDDVLRQVLVSRSKLESRFRRHVGRSPQAEIRRVQVMRIIQLLLETDLPLAEIAELTGFVHVEYMCVLFKRFTGESPGRYRRKHRTEPIAV, from the coding sequence ATGACCTTCACTCCGCAGCTCCGTGCTCAAGCTGGGGAGGGAGCCCGCAAGGCGCCGAATCGCTTGCGTGGTGATCTTCTGCCAGCGCCCGCGGCTCGACCGCGTTCCAGCGCGGAGCGGTTTGGCGTGACCGGTCTCGACCGACTCAGCCTCGCCCCGGCCCGCGCGGAATCGAAGCCTCACGTGTTGCTCGTGTTCAAGACGCGTTACGAGGATGCCGCGGGGATGTTGCGCGGCGTGACCCATTACGAACGCGCGAGCAACTCGTGGGTGGCCTATCTCGATGACGAGGGTCGCGCGGAAATCGACCCGCGCTGGGTGCGCAGCAAGCGCTGGTGCGGAGTCATCAGCCGGCACACCACGCCGACGCTGGCGCGCACCTGCAGCGAGCTCGGCATCCCGCTCGTCGATCTCAGTGACGCGCCGCCGATGCCGCACGTCTCGAAAATCCGCGCGGACAACGCCGCGCTGGGGCAGATGGGCGCGGAATATTTTCTGGAACGTGGCTACCGGCATTTCGCGTTCTGCGGGTATCGGGATCTGGGCTGGTCGCAGGAGCGGCGCACCGGATTTGTGGAGGCACTGGGACTCGCCGGACACCCCTGCGAGCTGTTCGAAGTGGAGCGTCCGAGCGATCTCGCGCCGTTTTGGGAAGGAGCGGAGGCCGATGCCTTGACGCTCTGGGTGCGCGGCTTGCCGCCGCGCGTGGCAGTGATGGCGTGCAGCGATCTCTGTGCGTTCCAGGTGATGCGCGCAGCCGAAGCGGCGGGCGTGCTGGTACCCGAGCAGATGGGCGTGTTGGGCGCGAACAATGATCCGATGCGTTGTGAATTGGCGAACCCGCCGATCTCCAGCGTGGCGGCGAACAGTTTCCAAGCGGGCTATCAGGCGGCGCAGCACCTCGACGAGCTCATGGCGGGCCGTGCGAGCGGCGTGATCGACGTGCGGATCGAGCCATTGGGCGTCGTCACGCGCAAGTCGACGGATGTCGTGGCCGTCAGCGATGCGGTCGTCTCCCATGCGCTCAGTTACATCCGCGAGCACGCCTGCAAGGGCGTCTCGGTCGACGACGTGCTCAGACAGGTGCTGGTGTCGCGCAGCAAGCTGGAGAGCCGCTTCCGTCGTCACGTCGGTCGTTCCCCCCAGGCGGAGATTCGCCGCGTGCAGGTGATGCGCATCATCCAACTCTTGCTCGAGACGGATCTGCCGCTGGCAGAGATCGCCGAGCTCACCGGTTTCGTTCACGTCGAATACATGTGTGTCCTGTTCAAGCGGTTCACGGGCGAATCGCCGGGCCGTTATCGCCGGAAACACCGAACCGAGCCGATCGCCGTCTAG